The following coding sequences lie in one Cryptococcus gattii WM276 chromosome L, complete sequence genomic window:
- a CDS encoding osmosensor SHO1 (Similar to SGTC gene model, INSD accession EAL17634.1; CNBL1490) — protein MFGGHSFDVGYVMRHPVFLVTFIIAIPSWIIAFAGQCAAEAKYSSSNGRTPVAGTLWFNIWLQLMLTVSLAISSDDLALHRFQLSIFLAIATALAVGGVEFIFQTPGAYIAIGVGWLLLTMVNLVWIVYLTSEEDTFLYNVLNSGGNGGLSSHNRRIGTSVQRRDETPGYGGGEMGLGNSMGGMPRGISSNTINSGGYGGGYAPASMEGTPQKVTSVTRNEYGHTGVQSPGIDESVPRPQRAKALYAYSASPDDPNEVSFMKGEILEVVDATGKWFQVRTPAGVTGIAPSNYLVLL, from the exons ATGTTTGGTGGCCATAGTTTCGATGTGGGCTATGTCATGCGGCACCCCGTCTTTCTTGTCACGTTCATCATTGCTATTCCCTCGTGGATTATTGCATTTGCTGGTCAATGTGCCGCAGAAGCTAAGTACT CATCGAGTAATGGTCGCACTCCTGTCGCTGGTACATTGTGGTTCAACATTTGGCTTCAGCT CATGCTTACTGTCAGTCTGGCCATTTCATCGGATGATCTTGCTTTGCATCGCTTTCAACTCTCAATTTTCTTGGCGATTGCGACCGCGTTAGCTGTTGGCGGTGTAGAATTCATATTCCAGACACCTGGTGCATACATAGCCATCGGCGTCGGATGGCTGCTTTTGACAATGGTCAAT CTCGTCTGGATTGTTTATTTGACGTCTGAAGAAGACACATTCCTTTACAATGTTCTCAATTCTGGCGGAAATGGTGGACTTTCCAGTCACAACAGGCGGATTGGCACATCCGTTCAGCGACGAGACGAGACTCCTGGATATGGCGGAGGGGAAATGGGTCTCGGGAATAGCATGGGCGGAATGCCCCGGGGTATATCATCCAACACAATCAACAGTGGGGGATATGGAGGTGGCTATGCTCCCGCTTCTATGGAAGGGACTCCCCAGAAGGTGACCTCTGTGACTCGAAACGAATACGGTCACACCGGTGTACAGAGCCCTGGGATTGATGAATCTGTTCCTCGCCCACAACGGGCCAA GGCATTGTATGCCTATTCTGCTTCGCCCGATGATCCCAATGAAGTCTCATTCATGAAAGGCGAAATACTTGAAGTCGTGGACGCCACTGGCAAGTGGTTCCAAGTTCGAACACCCGCTGGTGTTACAGGA ATTGCCCCCTCCAATTACCTGGTCCTGCTTTAA
- a CDS encoding Hypothetical Protein (Similar to TIGR gene model, INSD accession AAW45248.1): protein MHDSSPINCHCCQLTQKALYCPVCLREGITLHKELLQNLQTRLSTIRQHSQKLLTTAENETTHQAGRGLNAWRELRSDVASCEARCHQIKMDIAQRQAAISACRKRIAENNLRDRRESLSMLKSKPSPALSLRASIKQVHSQQQVITSRIIHARRVLVREAVNVFGVRQRSSGDWEIAGIPLPDPENFRVYPSSSVNAALSHVIHLVSLITTYLSVSLPFVPMPPPPFYHPHVGRPLIKVNLPFVSTTKWREKHVLWMSSTASLSSKIKPQSTLPISNLSAQPSICSIIAKSTSKHKQFLVSFALLSFSIAYLAWSQDVPGIGIRGDVNDNDDVGVLFDEESKIPQGQSVSAKSSVTETALISPASILRLIHAITQSPTLGHRSHDPGGARTLKHLGFGLDVSKLVSAILRAEELQWDVKGDAEAGDDILSEGWDLLDSGAP from the exons ATGCACGACAGTTCCCCAATCAATTGCCATTGCTGTCAGCTCACTCAGAAAGCCTTATATTGCCCGGTCTGTCTGAGAGAAGG TATCACACTACATAAAGAGCTTTTGCAAAACCTACAAACCCGTTTGTCGACCATCAGACAGCACTCACAAAAGCTTCTGACTACGGCGGAAAATGAAACGACGCATCAAGCTGGCCGTGGGCTTAATGCTTGGAGGGAACTGAGGTCTGATGTTGCGTCTTGTGAGGCAAGATGTCACCAGATAAAAATGGACATTGCCCAGCGTCAGGCCGCTATCTCTGCAT GCCGAAAGCGGATCGCTGAGAATAACCTTCGGGATCGGCGAGAATCACTATCGATGTTGAAGTCAAAGCCATCACCCGCCTTGAGCCTACGGGCCTCGATCAAGCAAGTACACTCTCAACAACAAGTGATCACCTCTCGAATCATCCACGCTAGACGCGTTTTGGTGAGAGAAGCTGTGAATGTCTTCGGAGTTAGACAACGATCTTCGGGAGATTGGGAGATTGCAGGTATCCCACTTCCAGACCCGGAAAATTTCCGAG TATATCCGTCCTCCAGTGTCAACGCTGCTCTTTCTCATGTGATACATCTTGTATCTCTCATCACAACTTACTTATCAGTTTCTTTACCTTTTGTTCCGATGCCTCCGCCGCCATTCTATCACCCTCACGTGGGTAGACCACTCATAAAAGTCAATCTTCCTTTCGTTTCTACAACGAAATGGAGAGAGAAACACGTCCTTTGGATGTCGAGCACAGCCTCGCTATCAAGTAAAATTAAACCTCAAAGTACACTTCCGATCAGCAATCTATCTGCCCAGCCCTCCATATGCTCGATCATTGCAAAATCGACAAGCAAACACAAGCAATTCCTTGTCTCTTTTGCTCTTCTTTCGTTTTCTATCGCCTACCTTGCATGGTCCCAGGATGTCCCCGGTATAGGGATTCGAGGTGACGTAAATGACAATGATGATGTTGGCGTCCTATTCGATGAAGAATCCAAAATTCCGCAGGGCCAGTCTGTTTCAGCTAAATCCTCTGTGACGGAGACCGCTTTGATCTCACCCGCATCTATTCTCCGGCTTATCCATGCGATCACACAATCGCCCACTTTGGGACATAGATCCCATGATCCAGGTGGAGCTCGAACTTTGAAGCATCTGGGTTTCGGGTTAGATGTCTCAAAGCTCGTTTCGGCCATACTCAGGGCGGAGGAACTCCAATGGGACGTGAAAGGAGATGCCGAAGCGGGAGATGATATTCTAAGTGAAGGATGGGACCTATTGGACTCTGGAGCGCCATAA
- a CDS encoding Hypothetical Protein (Similar to TIGR gene model, INSD accession AAW45030.1), whose translation MTLSYPILGLVALFPTILLSFPSSLNPSSYLSNLSAGPLNIVRTLPQSCSNYICTSGAYASIGALANLFDVTCLYALTAGSIDPSFSNSILPNMVDTPGSTSAGSISPELVTDTDRVLVSKVTTLDDPYNAAINVPWLKLVAVGSQGTYAKSVFRINTFQGKPPSSCTTENEEISVQYASMYWFTK comes from the exons ATGACCCTCTCCTATCCCATCCTCGGACTCGTTGCTTTGTTTCCAACAATATTGCTATCGTTTCCTTCCAGCCTCAATCCCTCTTCTTATTTATCCAATCTTTCTGCAGGTCCTCTGAATATCGTCCGCACACTACCTCAAAGCTGCTCT AATTATATTTGTACTTCCGGAGCGTACGCCTCCATTGGTGCACTAGCAAA CCTTTTCGATGTGACTTGCCTTTATGCTTTAACTGCTGGGAGTATCGACCCCTCCTTTAGCAACTCAATTCTACCCAACATGGT TGATACGCCAGGTTCAACTTCTGCAGGAAGCATCTCACCTGAACTCGTAACCGACACCGACAGAGTTTTGGTAAGCAAAGTAACGACTCTTGATGACCCCTACAACGCTGCCATCAATGTCCCCTGGCTCAAACTTGTTGCCGTGGGAAGTCAAGGAACATATGCTAAGAGCGTTTTCCGGATCAATACGTTTCAAGGGAAACCTCCATCTTCG TGTACAACTGAAAATGAGGAGATAAGCGTACAGTATGCCTCCATGTACTGGTTCACCAAATAA
- a CDS encoding uncharacterized protein (Similar to TIGR gene model, INSD accession AAW45031.1) yields MSAQSSPRFPEASARISSQHADLTNNMQSSFAPPPLPPRPPPGAHRKPVPVLRDANLHGQPVQRHSMSPLPLPPRPAVVSVAAPPAIYTAISNTDAHSHLPPPPLPSRLINEKNASQSPRGKRRGCYPSTRRGRLWFWGLIALIIIAIIIIIAVCASVIPKNDSSSDTTSSNSTSSPGKSYHGGHPLSIADGGVDIGQPGDIARFGNSSTDHFVMTTNRSIVVTRLDPIVNPGSVGSHLHRVHGSSYFSQNLTSATEMQKLANCTTTVVQEDLSAYWVAGLYYRYPNGSLASVRLDRTSLYYFQKAPTGVTIYPFPDNYNIVAGDPYRRAVNYSDPTYTSKWFQCYRGGGKDLRSYGFPKSECSGGLVQAIQFPSCWDGVYAEDGDYSSHVAYPTDNTNGYYCPKEFPKKFITIQFETVFAVYDFPYNGDNQITWVLGNGDTSGYGIHADFMNGWKPETLEAVLNDCRYMNATKEDPIVDDPPNCPALNKSINMDITYSCRLQTQIVNEEVGEHSLLQYLPGCNALWSGNTSKPACPPGHIEGGNLDLVSPSAWYREEPYIS; encoded by the exons ATGTCTGCACAGTCTTCCCCTCGCTTCCCAGAGGCATCGGCTCGCATCTCATCACAACACGCCGACTTGACAAATAATATGCAATCGTCCTTTGCGcctccccctcttccccctcGCCCCCCTCCAGGTGCCCATAGAAAGCCTGTTCCTGTTTTGCGCGATGCCAATTTGCATGGACAACCGGTACAGCGCCATTCTATGTCCCCTCTCCCTCTACCACCTCGACCTGCTGTTGTTAGTGTTGCTGCCCCTCCTGCAATCTACACTGCCATCTCCAACACCGATGCCCATTCCCATTTGCCGCCTCCGCCGCTACCCTCCCGTTTAATCAATGAGAAGAACGCATCTCAGTCACCTCgtgggaaaagaagaggttgcTATCCCTCAACACGAAGAGGTCGGCTTTGGTTCTGGGGGCTGATCGCTCTTATCATTATTGCTATCATCATTATCATTGCTGTTTGCGCTTCTGTTATACCCAAGAACGACTCCTCTTCGGACACGACCTCATCAAACTCAACTTCCTCCCCTGGCAAGTCTTACCACGGCGGACATCCATTGTCAATTGCCGACGGTGGCGTTGACATCGGGCAGCCTGGAGACATCGCCCGTTTCGGGAACAGTTCTACCGATCACTTTGTCATGACTACCAATCGATCCATCGTAGTCACTAGGCTTGACCCCATTGTTAATCCTGGCAGCGTTGGTTCTCACCTCCACCGCGTCCATGGGTCGTCCTATTTTTCACAGAACCTCACCTCTGCGACTGAGATGCAGAAACTTGCAAACTGCACAACGACTGTCGTTCAGGAAGATCTGTCGGCATATTGGGTGGCTGGCCTGTATTACCGTTACCCCAATGGCTCACTGGCATCTGTACGGTTAGATAGAACTTCATTGTACTATTTTCAGAAGGCACCTACTGGTGTAACCATCTATCCGTTTCCAGATAACTACAACATTGTTGCTGGTGACCCATATCGCCGAGCAGTCAATTATTCTGACCC AACGTATACTTCCAAATGGTTTCAGTGTTACCGCGGCGGTGGCAAGGATCTCCGTAGCTATGGTTTCCCGAAAAGCGAATGCTCCGGAGGCTTGGTTCAGGCTATCCAGTT CCCCAGTTGCTGGGATGGGGTTTATGCCGAGGACGGTGATTACTCCTCCCATGTCG CCTACCCCACTGATAACACCAATGGGTACTACTGTCCGAAAG AGTTCCCGAAAAAATTCATCACCATACAGTTTGAGACAGTATTCGCAGTCTATGACTTCCCTTATAATGGGGATAATCAAATCACATGGGTACTCGGCAATGGTGATACCAGTGGT TACGGTATTCATGCCGATTTTATGAATGGCTGGAAGC CGGAAACACTTGAAGCCGTATTGAACGACTGTCGATATATGAATGCGACCAAGGAAGATCCAA TCGTTGATGATCCGCCCAATTGCCCGGCTTTGAACAAGTCTATCAATATGGACATCACGTACAGCTGTCGTTTGCAGACGCAAATAGTGAACGAGGAAGTTGGCGAGCACTCTTTACTTCAATATCTACCAGGTTGCAATGCTCTCTGGTCCGGTAACACATCCAAACCAGCGTGTCCGCCTGGACATATTGAGGGAGGAAACTTGGATCTTGTATCTCCTTCGGCCTGGTACCGAGAAGAACCCTATATATCATAA
- a CDS encoding uncharacterized protein (Similar to TIGR gene model, INSD accession AAW45032.1), which yields MSVAAYTDAVMLFGDSLTQAWSAGSFAQRMSEFYLRRADVINRGFGGANDACLPSSPQHVPLEKYKSNVEHIVNLIRDPSSSYYSPETKIVLISPPPIIEAAWLESRLEKWKSFGCEGPEPDQNRDAKVTKQYAEGCKEVGVKLGVPVIDFWTAVVEAAGGEKDEQLAPYFYDGLHLTSEGYAVLFKAVSSLILATYPELNPETMPMRMPHDYVTVIDLITLNVVVVVDCFRVSTVTVPMEPPPPPTVPIPQPIPKVAYEPPVFQTFQERRRARDIALRAKASHPRLRDALPRPPPPPAALAMMASPNARAGPPPLPPLRSRSPLPPSPSPTQSHINTHYEQPARPLPPLRAPVPLSVNTNPLPAPPPSTHYSPFAPSQPSQSSGPVSATVETDLDRSDTLTSVKSLDRTSFSSPSKRPLPKPPGGVNPSKSLDRGVSPLSAVGEGVVRRGAGRKQPSVVNEENEETLIDLPKNGNPSARSHPPVSRPYLPQQPPAIVVPDNTFRENVVPHIPAKLPQLPAINISGSNSFSAVFTDDEGKSMIPEATPNPEKISAPPVSPGIQFAGAPVIAVSSFDTADDMMQGGEISFSVPMINIEGDSFSAPTKPLPLVAPDSNRSPNPPHHQAHIHPNAAILCAGCQTPIIGRIVNAMNQRWHPHCFMCAECGELLEHVSSYEFEGKAYCHLDYHDKFAHHCHHCKTPIVESRFITLDDEILGQRYYHELHFFCSECGDPFLDPSKSSAPGTERNKQGGADQEEDGETNEFVIHKGHPYCEKCHLKLHKPKCKGCTRPIPGVAINAMGAKWHKECFVCSRCRNDFANNLFFPQNGAAICTICYEQVMS from the exons ATGTCCGTCGCCGCATACACTGATGCCGTCATGCTCTTC GGGGACTCGCTCACCCAAGCGTGGTCCGCTGGCTCTTTCGCGCAACGCATGTCCGAATTCTATCTTAGGAGGGCAGATGTGATTAACAGGGGCTTTGGAG GTGCTAATGACGCATGTTTGCCTTCCTCACCGCAACATGTCCCTCTTGAAAAGTACAAGTCAAACGTTGAACACATTGTCAACCTTATTCGCGATCCATCCTCATCTTACTATTCTCCGGAAACCAAGATTGTTCTTATCAGCCCTCCTCCAATCATCGAGGCTGCGTGGCTCGAATCTAGGCTTGAGAAATGGAAGTCTTTCGGTTGTGAGGGACCTGAACCGGACCAAAACAGGGATGCAAAGGTTACCAAACAGTACGCGGAAGGATGCAAGGAGGTAGGGGTCAAGCTTGGCGTGCCCGTCATAGATTTTTGGACGGCGGTAGTAGAGGCGGCAGGGGGAGAGAAAGATGAGCAGCTCGCGCCCTATTTCTA CGACGGCCTTCACTTGACTTCGGAAGGATATGCTGTCCTTTTCAAGGCTGTCAGTAGCCTGATTCTCGCTACCTATCCTGAACTGAACCCAGAAACGATGCCCATGAGGATGCCGCA TGATTACGTAACTGTGATTGACTTGATAACATTAAatgttgttgttgttgttgattGTTTTCGAGTGTCAACTGTCACTGTCCCGATGGAGCCCCCGCCGCCTCCGACTGTCCCGATCCCCCAGCCTATCCCCAAGGTGGCATATGAGCCCCCAGTGTTCCAGACCTTCCAGGAGCGGAGACGGGCCCGGGACATCGCCCTCCGCGCAAAGGCCAGCCACCCCCGCCTCCGCGATGCCCTCCCCCGCCCTCCCCCGCCCCCCGCAGCACTCGCCATGATGGCTAGTCCAAATGCCAGAGCCGGCCCTCCCCCCCTGCCGCCACTACGATCCAGAAGCCCTCTCCCACCTTCACCCTCCCCCACTCAATCCCACATCAACACCCACTACGAACAACCCGCTCGCCCTTTACCTCCACTACGAGCCCCTGTTCCCCTCTCGGTCAACACAAATCCACTTCCTGCCCCACCGCCATCGACCCACTATTCACCATTCGCTCCCTCACAACCTTCTCAGTCATCAGGACCCGTTTCAGCTACTGTCGAAACGGACCTGGACAGGTCAGATACACTCACGTCTGTCAAGTCGCTCGATCGAACAAGCTTCAGCTCGCCATCTAAACGTCCTTTGCCCAAGCCTCCGGGGGGTGTAAACCCATCAAAAAGCTTGGATCGAGGTGTATCTCCTTTATCAGCTGTAGGGGAAGGCGTCGTCCGACGAGGTGCTGGGAGGAAGCAGCCGTCTGTTGTGAAtgaagagaatgaagagacCCTTATCGATCTACCCAAAAATGGCAATCCTTCTGCTAGATCACATCCGCCTGTTTCTCGGCCATACTTGCCCCAACAGCCACCAGCCATTGTCGTACCCGATAATACTTTCCGGGAAAACGTAGTCCCACATATCCCAGCGAAACTTCCTCAGCTTCCTGCCATAAATATTAGCGGTTCCAACAGCTTTTCAGCTGTATTCACTGACGATGAAGGAAAGAGTATGATACCCGAAGCGACTCCAAATCCGGAAAAGATCTCTGCTCCCCCTGTTTCTCCAGGAATCCAGTTCGCCGGCGCGCCTGTCATCGCCGTCTCATCGTTTGACACGGCCGACGATATGATGCAAGGTGGTGAGATTAGCTTTTCAGTGCCGATGATCAACATTGAAGGCGACTCTTTTTCTGCGCCTACGAAACCTCTTCCACTTGTTGCTCCTGATTCAAATCGTTCCCCGAATCCACCTCACCATCAGGCGCATATTCACCCAAATGCCGCTATTCTATGTGCTGGCTGCCAAACTCCCATTATCGGACGCATTGTCAATGCCATGAACCAAAGATGGCATCCGCATTGTTTCATGTGCGCAGAATGTGGGGAACTACTGGAGCATGTAAGCAGTTATGAGTTTGAGGGGAAAGCTTATTGCCACTTGGATTATCACGAT AAATTTGCCCACCATTGCCATCACTGCAAGACCCCAATCGTCGAATCCCGCTTCATTACCCTGGACGATGAAATCCTGGGGCAGCGGTACTACCACGAGTTGCACTTTTTCTGCTCGGAATGCGGCGATCCTTTTTTGGACCCTTCCAAGTCATCGGCTCCCGGAACAGAAAGGAACAAACAAGGCGGCGCCGAtcaggaagaagatggagaaacAAACGAATTTGTGATTCATAAAGGCCACCCATACTGCGAAAAATGTCATTTGAAGCTGCATAAGCCTAAATGCAAAGGTTGTACTCGTCCGATACCAGGCGTTGCAATAAATGCGATGGGTGCGAAATGGCACAAGGAATGTTTCGTATGCTCG CGTTGTCGTAATGATTTTGCCAACAATCTCTTTTTCCCCCAAAATGGGGCCGCCATCTGTACAATCTGTTATGAGCAAGTTATGAGTTAG
- a CDS encoding Phosphotyrosyl phosphatase activator, putative (Similar to TIGR gene model, INSD accession AAW45033.1), giving the protein MTTPDPSHSPSYTIPTKYILTKAHLAAFQRSKTYSEIFGFIDELNEDIVGRKLTEAGECSERTRPLIDILNSVHEIAESTPPVDNKLSRFGNPAFKTFYDKVGDASHELHTRIPGLPKEAIQEVEVYFKESWGNKQRVDYGSGMELNFLSWLLCLAKLGLVTKEDYPFLVLGVFWRYIEVMRYIQSTYWLEPAGSHGVWGLDDYHFLPFLWGSGQLRNHKYLRPKAIHDPEVLDEFSKDYMYLSCISFINSIKTASLRWHSPMLDDISAVKTWEKVNEGMKKMFVAEVLGKLPVMQHALFGSLLPFPTPQEDPELKRALEEEGQPATDEHGHIHDPSEKGWSMDCCGIPVPSAFAAAQNANTLKGVPTLSNRPGIKPIPFD; this is encoded by the exons ATGACCACCCCGGATCCTTCCCATTCTCCATCCTATACAATCCCCACAAAATACATCCTCACAAAAGCCCATCTTGCCGCTTTCCAACGGTCAAAAACCTATTCCGAGATATTCGGTTTTATTGATGAGCTCAACGAAGATATTGTGGGCAGGAAGCTGACAGAGGCTGGAGAATGTTCAGAG CGAACACGTCCTCTCATAGACATCCTCAATTCCGTCCACGAAATCGCCGAATCAACACCTCCAGTGGACAATAAGTTGTCCCGGTTCGGCAACCCTGCGTTCAAAACCTTTTATGACAAAGTGGGAGATGCCTCCCATGAGCTGCATACACGTATACCAGGTTTGCCAAAGGAGGCTATTCAAGAGGTAGAAGTCTACTTTAAGGAATCGTGGGGTAACAAGCAACGAGTGGACTATGGGAGCGGTATGGAACTCAACTTTCTCTCTTGGCT GTTGTGTCTCGCAAAGCTTGGGCTAGTTACTAAAGAAGACTATCCCTTCCTTGTCTTGGGTGTGTTCTGGAGGTATATTGAAGTTATGCGTTACATTCAATCTACATATTGGCTTGAACCAGCTGGTTCACATGGTGTATGGGGTTTGGATGACTACcatttccttcctttcctgTGGGGTAGCGGACAACTCAGAA ATCACAAGTACCTTCGACCTAAAGCCATTCACGACCCAGAAGTCCTTGACGAATTTTCCAAAGATTACATGTATCTCTCGTGCATATCATTTATCAACTCTATCAAAACAGCATCTTTACGCTGGCATTCTCCAATGCTCGACGATATCTCTGCTGTCAAAACGTGGGAAAAGGTCAATGAAGGAATGAAGAAAATGTTTGTTGCCGAGGTCTTGGGGAAATTACCTGTCATGCAGCACGCCTTGTTTGGGAGCTTGCTGCCATTCCCAACGCCCCAGGAGGATCCCGAGCTGAAAAGGGctcttgaagaagagggtCAGCCGGCGACGGATGAACATGGTCATATACATGACCCGTCAGAAAAAGGCTGGAGCATGGACTGCTGTGGCATCCCAG TTCCTTCAGCATTCGCTGCTGCTCAAAATGCCAATACTCTCAAGGGCGTTCCGACTTTAAGCAACCGACCGGGTATCAAACCTATCCCATTCGACTAG
- a CDS encoding Hypothetical Protein (Similar to TIGR gene model, INSD accession AAW45278.1), translating into MSLLSFSNIAGPSRLPLQVSVAACHRAATARFYATEAQEPQEPLAAEQSEQSEQSAPVDELSALTLDPSTPATKSGLEKRGGKVFYRDWLRYEGEQFRVPQKGQKAKWLGGNVPYPSNPSFRPPPPLSNHIQDQVFADLQRGQSVPELSVKYNISKARVEAIQKLKEIETEYKRRSVPLQTAFLEGMEPLLGVRTPINPRTKQHDPALARELDLAHEAHPSTAAERLEEQRFDAGIGEEGAFGQRTRESTKPSIERTVWEFMDEERAFPNSTYTIKFREKFTGYKVWEADEAYKAATASAENVLSHLNPSAGQPGTFFRDSFPIRSMLAFWELAEKEVAAKGLDTCNDQLGRGLVEGYHSSELAYCVPPGEGDVFEAVNIANMSAGWDAASGEQVPATRISCSPVKDNDFTNWWPYPAAPCVSTNLRTIPNESRRYRAAGCEITEMGIKLNIGMGREKFLGAQMESLDMDDEGAICKERIERTTVLIGRQDQWNPFHVAEDLITTLVTLFIAARTVPSLVNSRVQLVFTEGYSMDSNHFTPLWDRVGAWAPRRLSLDPWQEGECLTNAIHSVGGGASLLSAMGVGKSYSCASTITWAASHYYRHLFGLLPPSISSASTRSRARRPINVLWLSRAKLDHYAKEHNDWSPWRDIRHINNEKELVARLKDGLQTMCDQPSSVFGASGCVFEDARETPESWTLSSPDNLESDDSPLPVRFAQMDPSVQTIENQVSMVGHTTILVGSHGGALGLSLFLPPGSSTIVELQVSGVKGNYHFQHMAYEMGHQYEVMDIERTVDVDQVWESVQRWVEKTAAANGS; encoded by the exons AtgtctcttctttccttctcgAACATCGCTGGCCCATCCAGATTACCTCTCCAGGTTTCTGTTGCAGCATGTCATAGAGCCGCTACTGCTCGCTTCTACGCCACCGAAGCTCAGGAGCCTCAAGAACCTCTTGCAGCAGAACAGTCTGAACAGTCTGAGCAATCGGCCCCTGTTGATGAGCTTTCTGCGCTCACTCTCGACCCGTCAACACCGGCGACCAAGTCCGGCTTGGAAAAGAGAGGAGGCAAGGTTTTCTACAGAGACTGGTTGAGATATGAGGGGGAACAGTTCAGGGTTCCGCAAAAGGGCCAGAAGGCCAAGTGGCTTGGAGGCAATGTT CCTTACCCCAGCAACCCTTCTTTCAGACCTCCTCCGCCGCTCTCAAACCATATCCAAGATCAAGTCTTTGCCGATCTTCAGCGAGGACAGTCTGTGCCCGAACTCTCTGTCAAGTACAACATCAGCAAAGCTCGAGTGGAGGCAATTCAGAAACTGAAGGAGATTGAAACTGAATATAAGCGAAGA TCCGTACCTCTACAAACGGCTTTCTTGGAAGGCATGGAACCTCTTTTGGGCGTCCGTACACCTATCAACCCCCGAACAAAGCAGCATGATCCTGCCCTCGCTCGAGAACTCGATCTGGCCCACGAGGCTCATCCCTCCACCGCGGCAGAACGCTTGGAGGAGCAGCGATTTGATGCTGGGATCGGTGAAGAAGGTGCGTTTGGTCAACGTACTCGCGAATCGACCAAGCCTAGTATCGAGAGGACGGTCTGGGAGTTCATGGATGAGGAAA GGGCGTTTCCCAACTCGACATACACGATCAAATTCCGGGAGAAGTTTACGGGATACAAAGTCTGGGAAGCCGATGAAGCCTACAAGGCAGCAACAGCCTCTGCTGAAAATGTATTGTCCCATCTCAACCCTTCGGCTGGCCAGCCCGGTACGTTCTTTCGAGACAGCTTTCCCATCAGGTCGATGTTGGCCTTTTGGGAGCTGGCCGAGAAAGAGGTAGCCGCCAAAGGACTGGATACATGTAATGATCAACTCGGACGGGGTCTTGTGGAAGGATATCATTCCTCTGAGCTTGCCTACTGTGTGCCTCcaggagaaggagatgtCTTCGAGGCTGTGAACATTGCGAACATGTCCGCCGGTTGGGACGCAGCATCTGGGGAACAAGTACCTGCCACGAGGATTAGTTGTAGTCCGGTAAAAGATAATGATTTCACCAACTGGTGGCCATATCCTGCAGCACCATGTGTTTCTACTAATCTGCGCACCATCCCAAATGAGTCCCGAAGATACCGAGCTGCCGGATGCGAAATCACTGAGATGGGTATCAAGCTCAATATCGGCATGGGCCGGGAAAAGTTCTTGGGGGCTCAAATGGAATCATTGGATATGGACGATGAGGGAGCTATATGTAAAGAAAGAATAGAAAGGACTACTGTGTTAATTGGGAGGCAAGATCAATGGAATCC CTTTCACGTTGCAGAAGACTTGATTACGACTCTGGTGACCTTGTTCATTGCCGCTCGTACTGTTCCCTCTCTTGTGAATAGCCGTGTGCAGCTTGTTTTCACGGAAGGATACAGTATGGACAGCAATCATTTCACTCCATTATGGGATCGTGTTGGAGCGTGGGCGCCGAGAAGGTTGAGTTTAGATCCCTGGCAAGAGGGAGAGTGTC TGACAAACGCTATACATAGTGTGGGGGGGGGGGCGTCTTTATTATCTGCAATGGGCGTTGGAAAGAG CTATTCATGCGCGTCAACTATAACATGGGCGGCCTCCCATTATTATCGCCATTTATTTGGTCTTCTTCCGCCATCAATTTCATCAGCAAGTACGCGTTCGCGAGCTCGACGACCTATTAATGTCCTTTGGTTATCCCGTGCCAAGCTCGATCATTATGCTAAAGAACATAATGATTGGTCGCCCTGGAGAGACATCAGACATATCAACAACGAAAAGGAACTTGTGGCCCGTCTCAAAGACGGCTTGCAAACGATGTGCGACcagccttcttctgtcTTTGGGGCGTCTGGATGCGTTTTTGAGGACGCAAGGGAAACTCCCGAGTCGTGGACGTTGTCCTCACCTGATAACCTCGAGTCGGACGATTCACCTTTACCAGTGCGTTTTGCGCAGATGGACCCTTCAGTGCAAACGATCGAGAATCAAGTAAGCATGGTGGGGCACACAACGATCCTTGTCGGCTCTCATGGCGGAGCCCTAGGATTATCGTTATTCCTTCCTCCCGGCTCCTCGACCATTGTAGAGCTCCAGGTTTCTGGCGTAAAGGGAAATTACCATTTCCAACACATGGCTTATGAGATGGGCCATCAGTACGAGGTAATGGATATTGAAAGAACAGTTGATGTAGATCAAGTATGGGAGTCGGTGCAGAGATGGGTGGAAAAAACTGCAGCAGCCAATGGTTCATGA